Part of the Tepiditoga spiralis genome, GTTAATAAAGATACTATACCAAATAAATTACCTGCAATTGCAACGAGAACAAGAATGATAACATATCCAAACTCTGTATCTCCAATGTATATTGGAAGAGAAAAATCTTTAAAAGCTTTGGAATTAGCACTTTCAAAACACAATAATTATATATTTTTAATCTCTCAAAAAGATATTGAAGTTGAAGAACCAAATGTAAAAGATCTTTTTAGAGTTGGTGTTGTTGCAAGAATTGTTCAACTTTCAAAAACTCCAAGTGGAGATTATAAAATAATTGTAGAGGGTATAAAAAGGGCAAAGATAAAAAAGACCATTTCAAAAGAAAAATACTTTATGTTTGATCTTGAACTCATGGATTCAAAAATAAAAGAAAATAAATTAGTTACTGCTTTAGCAAGAAAAGTTAAACATTTATTTCAAAAATATCTTGAATTGACTAAAAAGTTTCCGCAAGAAGCATTATTTACAATAGAAGAAACAAATGATCCTGAAATTTTAAGTGATCTCGTAGCATCCGTTTTGCCAATAGAATTAAATGAAAAACAAGAAATATTGGAAACATTAAATACAAAAAAAAGACTTGAACAAGAACTTGAAATTTTAACAAGAGAAATCGAGCTTTTAGAAATAGAAGAAAAACTCGAAAAAGAAGTTAGAGAAAATATTGAAAAAACTCAAAAAGAATATTATTTAAAAGAAAAGTTAAGCGTTATACAAAAGCAATTAAATGGAGAAGCAGATGAAGAAATAGTTGAATTAAAAAATAAAATAAATGAAAAAAAATTACCAGATGAAGCCAAAGAAAAAGCTTTAAAAGAATTAGAAAGACTAAGTAAGATGTCTACATATTCGCCTGAAGCTAATGTCATAAGAACATACTTAGATTGGATTCTTGAATTTCCTTGGTATGAAAAAACAGAAGATACATTAAAAATAAATCAAGCAAAAAAAGTATTAGAATCAAATCATTCAGGTTTAGAAGAACCAAAAGAAAGAATACTTGAATATTTAGCCGTAAGAAAGTTATCAAAAAATACTAAAACACCAATCTTGTGTTTTGTTGGTGCACCTGGTGTTGGTAAAACAACTCTTGGTAAATCTATTGCTCAAGCTCTTGGACGAAAGTTTGGAAGAATTTCTTTAGGTGGTATTCGTGATGAATCAGAAATAAGAGGACACAGAAGAACATATGTTGGAGCAATGCCTGGTAGAATAGTACAAACATTGAGAAAAGTTAAAGTTATAAATCCTGTAATCGTATTAGATGAAATAGATAAAATGAATACTTCATTTCAAGGTGATCCAGCAGCAGCATTGTTAGAAGTTTTAGATCCAGAACAAAACACAGCATTTGTAGATCATTACTTTGAATTACCTATTGATTTATCTGATACAATATTTGTAACAACAGCAAATGTAATTCACACAGTTCCACCAGCTTTAAGAGATAGAATGGAAATCATATATATTTCTGGATATACTAATATTGAAAAATTAAAAATTGCAAAAAAACATATTCTTCCTCAGTTATTGAAAGAACATGGTTTAGATGATGAAAAAATTTCTATTACTTCAAATGCTTTAAAAAACATAATATCCGATTATACTCGTGAAGCTGGAGTAAGAATATTAAAACAACAAATTTCAAAACTTTTGAGAAAATCAGCTTTAAAATATACTTCTACAAATGAAAAAGTTAAAATAACTAATAAAAACCTTTCAGAATTTTTAGGTCCAAAACCATTCTTTAGTTCTGAAAAAAATGAAAAACCAGAAGTAGGAGTTGTTACAGGTCTTGCATGGACTGCTTATGGTGGAACAACACTTGAAGTTGAAGTTATAACTATACCTGGAAAAGGAAAATTAATTTCAACTGGACAACTTGGAGATGTTATGAAAGAATCAACTCAAATTGCTTTGAATCTTTCAAGAAAAATAATAGAAGAAATAGATGAAAAATTATTAGAAAAATTTGATAAAAAAGATTTTCACATTCATTTTCCAGAAGGAGCTGTCCCAAAAGATGGACCTTCTGCTGGTGTAACTATAACAACAGCCTTAATTTCATCAATATCTAAAAAAAAGGTTAGAAATGATATTGCAATGACTGGTGAAATAACTCTAAGAGGAAAAGTTTTACCTATTGGAGGAGTAAAAGAAAAAGTAATATCTGCTTATAGAGCTGGAATATATGAAGTAATTTTACCTGAGGCAAATAAAAAAGATGTAGAAAAAATCCCAGAAGAAGTTATGAAAAAAATGAAAATTAATTTTGCAAAAACAATAGATGATGTGCTTAATATAGCTTTAATTGGAGGTTTAGAATGTGTTAGTAAAGAGTGCTGAACTAGTAAAAATGGTTCATAATATAGATCATTTACCAGAACCCATGAATGGTGAAATTGCATTTGCTGGAAGATCTAATGTTGGAAAATCAAGTCTTTTAAATAGATTAATGACTAAAAAAGAAGCAAGAGTTAGTTCAAAACCAGGAAAAACAAGATCAATAAATTATTATTTAATAAATAAAAAGTATTATTACGTTGATTTACCAGGTTATGGTTTTGCTTCTGTTTCAAAAACAGAAAAAGAAAAATGGGAAAATTTGATGGAAGGATACTTTACTGGTCGTGAAGAATTACAAATGGTATTTGTTTTAATTGACCATAGACATCCACCTCAAAAAATGGATCATATGATGGTATCATGGTTAAAAGATTTGAGAGTTCCTTTTACTATAGTATTGACAAAAATGGATAAATTAAAGAAAAATGAAAGAATGAAAATGTTTAATACAATAAAATCAGAGTTATCTTATTATGGAAACTATACATACTTTCAAACTTCATCTGAAAAAGGTGAAGGTATAAATGAATTAAATAAATACATATCTATGATAATTGGAAATTAACTCCGGCTTTTGCCGGAGTTTTATAAAGGTGAATAAAATGTATGATATTATAATTTTAGGTACAGGACCAGCTGGACTTTTTACTGCTGCTAATATAAAAAATAAAAAAATTTTAATCTTAGAAAAAAATTCAACTCCAGCAAAAAAACTATTAATTTCTGGATCTGGGCAATGTAATATTACTCATGATGGAAGTATGGAAGACTTTATAACGCACTATAATAATAAAAATTATGCAAAAAAGGTACTTTATAGATTTACAAATGAAGAACTAATATCTTATTTTAATAATAAAGGTTTAAAATTTATTTTAAATAAAAATGGAAAATACTTTCCAAAATCTTTAAAGTCACAAGATATATTAAATATTTTATTAAATGAACTTGGTAACAACATTAAAATTAAATATAATGAATTTATAGAAAAAATAACAAAAAAAGAAGATACTTTCATTTTAAAATCAAAAAACAAAACATATAAAGCTAAAAACATCATAATAGCAACTGGTGGAAAATCTTATCCCATGTTAGGAACTACTGGTGATGGTTATAAGATAGCTGCTTCTTTTGGACATAAAATAATAACCCCAAAACCAGCTTTAGCTCCATTTAAAATTAAAGATTATTATTTTTCAGACTTACCTGGACTTTCTTTCAATGGAGCTATAAGTATTAAAAAAAATAAAAAGAAAATAAAAAAATATGGAGATTTACTTTTAACTCATGTTGGAATATCTGGACCTTTGATTTTAGATTTCTCAAGATATGTAAATGACGGTGATACTATAACAATATCTTTTTTAAACTTTAAAAACTCTGAAGAATTTTTAGAAGAATTAAATAAAAAAATTATACAAAATTCTTCTAAAAAGATTTTTTCTATTTTAAAAGAGTTTAATTTACCTGAAAGATTCATAAAAAAAATGTTTGAACTTTTAAAAATAAAAAATTCCTTAGCTCAAAATATCAGTAAAGATTCAAAAAATAAAATATCTAATTTTTTGATGAATAATGAAATGATTGTGGAAAAATTGTTTGACTTCAACCAAGCAATGGTAACTTCAGGTGGAATTTGTACAAAAGAAGTAAATCATAAAACTTTAGAATCAAAACTTGTAAAAGGTCTCTTCTTTGCAGGAGAAGTTTTAGATATAGACGGAGATACCGGTGGATACAACATACAATTTGCAATGAGTTGTGGGAAAATAATATCTGAAAATTTTAGCAGAAAATAGTTTTATGCAACAGTTATATCTATTACGAAAAAGTTTAAGCATGTTATAGTAAAATATTTATTATAATAAAAAAATAAAAGTATATTCTCAAAAAATATACTTTTATTTTTTTATGTAAAGGTTAAAATATAATAGCCATATAAATACTTAATGATTTAATATTTTATCTTTAAAAGATTATAATATTTATCTAAAAAAATATATATTTTCTCAGTTTTATCATTTTTATCAAAAAGATTAACTTTAAATATAATAGTGTATTTTATATTTTTTTTATTTATTCCATTCATAATGGCTACTTTATTTGCATCTTTATTTTTATAAAATTTATACAACTCTAACTTTGTTATTAAAGAATTTATATTATTTTCAAGATAATCTTTAGACATTTGTAAAGCTATTTCTTTAGATTCATATTTTTGTTCTATTAATTTTGTATAAAAATCTAAAAATAATAAAAATGATATTAAAATAATAGTAGTTAAAATAATAGTTTTTTTCATAAAATCACCTCAGATTTATAAAAATTAATTAATGTCTATAAAATCATATACATACATATTTTTCAAATTTTTATCTAAAAACTCTTTTGAATCATAATATATATTCATATGTATTTTTTCATTATATGTTCCCATAGTAATAACTATTCTTATATTTTCTAAGTTCCAAATTGTATAAAGAGTTAAAAAACCATTTTCTAATGAATAATCAGGATTATTTCTATAAAAAACATTTTCATACATTTCCATATCTTTTGAAGGAGCACCATATTTTTGAGTAATAACATTTTTTACTGTTTTATAATCTTTAAACCAATACTTTGCAGTATAATGAATTGCTTTACTATTAAATTCAACTCTCCAAAATTTATCTTTATTAAATTTAAAATAAGCTTCAGATGGAATATTTAAAATTTTACTTTCATACCCTAATGTTGATTCATCTTCATAATTAAAGTCTTCGTTTAAATGTTTTTTTACATATTCTTTGTTTGAACCAAAAGGAATTTCTCTATATAAATTTTTAGATTTTTTATCTACAGTTACAAAATTCCAAACCCCATTTTCTTTTTTTACTTCTCCACCATCAGAAGAAAAGTTCACTCCTATAATTAAAATAAACAAAAAGAAAATTAATATTTTTTTCATTTTTATCACTCCTTTTCATAATATTATTTTATCATACTTTTAAATAAAAATAAATATTATTTCTAATTCCATATCAAATTTATGGTATAATATTCTTGGAGGTGAAACAAGTTGTCTATATCTACTAAAACTGGTGATAATGGCTATACAAATTTATGGAGTGGAGAAAGAATTTCAAAAGATGATTTAAGAGTCGATACTTATGGAACAATTGATGAATTAAATTCTTTTTTAGGAGAAGCATTTCATTATTTAAAATCATTTGAAAATAAAAGAATCTTATCAAATATACAAAAAACATTATTTAGAGTAGGTGGCGAAATCGCATCAAAGAGTAAAATTTTCACTAAACCTATTGAAGAAAATGATGTTGAATATTTGACTAGTTTAGTAAAAAAATTTGAAGATACAATCAGTTTAAAAGGATTTATAATTCCTGGTAAAACACTATCTTCATCAAAATTAGATGTTTGCCGTACAATAGCTCGAAGATCTGAAAGATTAATTATTAAATTATCAAA contains:
- the lon gene encoding endopeptidase La, whose protein sequence is MSEKKTIEDFIEKVNKDTIPNKLPAIATRTRMITYPNSVSPMYIGREKSLKALELALSKHNNYIFLISQKDIEVEEPNVKDLFRVGVVARIVQLSKTPSGDYKIIVEGIKRAKIKKTISKEKYFMFDLELMDSKIKENKLVTALARKVKHLFQKYLELTKKFPQEALFTIEETNDPEILSDLVASVLPIELNEKQEILETLNTKKRLEQELEILTREIELLEIEEKLEKEVRENIEKTQKEYYLKEKLSVIQKQLNGEADEEIVELKNKINEKKLPDEAKEKALKELERLSKMSTYSPEANVIRTYLDWILEFPWYEKTEDTLKINQAKKVLESNHSGLEEPKERILEYLAVRKLSKNTKTPILCFVGAPGVGKTTLGKSIAQALGRKFGRISLGGIRDESEIRGHRRTYVGAMPGRIVQTLRKVKVINPVIVLDEIDKMNTSFQGDPAAALLEVLDPEQNTAFVDHYFELPIDLSDTIFVTTANVIHTVPPALRDRMEIIYISGYTNIEKLKIAKKHILPQLLKEHGLDDEKISITSNALKNIISDYTREAGVRILKQQISKLLRKSALKYTSTNEKVKITNKNLSEFLGPKPFFSSEKNEKPEVGVVTGLAWTAYGGTTLEVEVITIPGKGKLISTGQLGDVMKESTQIALNLSRKIIEEIDEKLLEKFDKKDFHIHFPEGAVPKDGPSAGVTITTALISSISKKKVRNDIAMTGEITLRGKVLPIGGVKEKVISAYRAGIYEVILPEANKKDVEKIPEEVMKKMKINFAKTIDDVLNIALIGGLECVSKEC
- the yihA gene encoding ribosome biogenesis GTP-binding protein YihA/YsxC: MLVKSAELVKMVHNIDHLPEPMNGEIAFAGRSNVGKSSLLNRLMTKKEARVSSKPGKTRSINYYLINKKYYYVDLPGYGFASVSKTEKEKWENLMEGYFTGREELQMVFVLIDHRHPPQKMDHMMVSWLKDLRVPFTIVLTKMDKLKKNERMKMFNTIKSELSYYGNYTYFQTSSEKGEGINELNKYISMIIGN
- a CDS encoding NAD(P)/FAD-dependent oxidoreductase: MYDIIILGTGPAGLFTAANIKNKKILILEKNSTPAKKLLISGSGQCNITHDGSMEDFITHYNNKNYAKKVLYRFTNEELISYFNNKGLKFILNKNGKYFPKSLKSQDILNILLNELGNNIKIKYNEFIEKITKKEDTFILKSKNKTYKAKNIIIATGGKSYPMLGTTGDGYKIAASFGHKIITPKPALAPFKIKDYYFSDLPGLSFNGAISIKKNKKKIKKYGDLLLTHVGISGPLILDFSRYVNDGDTITISFLNFKNSEEFLEELNKKIIQNSSKKIFSILKEFNLPERFIKKMFELLKIKNSLAQNISKDSKNKISNFLMNNEMIVEKLFDFNQAMVTSGGICTKEVNHKTLESKLVKGLFFAGEVLDIDGDTGGYNIQFAMSCGKIISENFSRK
- a CDS encoding cob(I)yrinic acid a,c-diamide adenosyltransferase → MSISTKTGDNGYTNLWSGERISKDDLRVDTYGTIDELNSFLGEAFHYLKSFENKRILSNIQKTLFRVGGEIASKSKIFTKPIEENDVEYLTSLVKKFEDTISLKGFIIPGKTLSSSKLDVCRTIARRSERLIIKLSNVEKINNNLQKYINRLSDLLFMMARFEEYLEDKIEYL